ataactatttttttgtttttgtttttgcgatggagtctccctctgtcgcccaggctggagtacagtggtgcagtctctctccactgcaacctctgccacccggtttcaagcagttttcctgactcagcctcctgactagctgggactataggcatgcactaccacacacacttttttttgtacttttagtagagatggggtttcaccatgtgaactcctgtcaggctggtctcaaactcctgacctcaaatcatTCGcacaccttggcatcccaaagtactaggattacaggggtgagccacggcgcccagccaacAGTCATTCATTACCATTGccatgtattatatattaattgtATGCACTGTACTTCCATGGGACTGGCAGTGCAGTGGGTTTATTCACActagcaccaccacactcagtcaTGTGCTGCCCTAGGTTGTCAGAACAGTTATGGGGACAGGGATTTTTCCACCTGTTATCATCCGATGGACCACCATCACAGGTGGTCCATTGTTGACTGCATGTATGAGGCATGTGACTGTACTTTGTAATGGCCCCTCGAGGATTCTGAAATGATAGATAATAAAACCTCCCCCATAATTAAAAAACATGAATATAGTAACCTAAATGTAATTTAGTCAAGAATAAGAGGAAAGGAATTTGTCATGCAGTGATAGTGGCTTCACTGTGCAAAGAACCAGGCAGGACAGTCCTGCGGTGAGAGGCTGTGGCACAGGCGGTGCTTGCATCTGTGCACAGATTGGCTGTGAGCGATGGCTTAGAGCATGGTCGGATGTTGGCATAGTTGGTGCCAGGCGCAGGTTCGCCATCAGGAAGTCACGTTCTCATGGTGAACAACTTCTGGTGAAGTTCTGATCAAGTCGCAGCATGACCATCTCTAGATTTATATACTAGTTGCATTCCTAGAAACTTCAGTGTCTGTGAAAAACGTGCCAGTAACACACCGTGCTTTTACCTGCATGGTCGTTGGCACTCACTCACCTGTGGGGTTGCCTGTTGTGCTGGTGAGGCTCCCGTCACTGTGGCGACTCCAGAATGGCCCCTGGCAGGGGAGTGCCCTCACTGAGGCCCTCTGTTAGGAGGGCTTAGATACTAAAATCAGTGTGGTGAACCCTGCGGGCAGGGAACACTCACTCCCAACCTAAGAATAGGCTAGCTCAGACACTCCCTCCCTCGACCAGGGGACTCTCACCTTTCGTAGGCCAGGTAGcgtgaggatgaggcaggtggctGTGCAGACAAGCCCAAGCCACGGCAGCTTTCATTAACCTTGAAGATGTATCGAAAGCTCTGTGGGAATCAAAGGACAGAGTTAATTTACTACAGAAAGTGTTTCTAAAGCTTCAGTGATGCCTCACAATTTGTCAGTAATTGGAGGAGCTGCTGGCTGTTTGGAGGTAGCTGCTCTACCTTTGAGTCTCcaagaaaaatcagagaaaggGAGTCCAGAGGTAAAGGAGGAGGCCCCATCATTAGTGGACTTTTTTCTTTAGACTTAGTTATTAGGAAGAACTAGAGGAATTgcggccagtggctcacacctgtaatcccagcactttgggaggctgaggctggtggatcactggaggtcaggagttcaagaccagcctggccagagtatcgtgaaacctcatctctactaaaaaatacaaaaattagccaggcatggtggtgggcccctgtaatcctagctatttggttGGGAAGCTgggtcaggagaattgcttgaacctaggagctgcaggttgcagggagccaagattgtgccactgtacttcagcccaggcagcagaatgagactctcttaaaaaaaagaaaaaaaaaaaaaaaactagagaaattAGAAGAACTAGAGGATTATCTGGAAACAGGAAGAGCCTAGAACTGCAGGATAATTGTTGTGAAAAATAGGCTAGGAGCTGGGCTGGAtgatagaacatttttatttcgtaagagaaagagaaaattgggAATTTCCAGAGATGATAGGCCTAATATTGGGCTTCAGCCAGATATATTTAAAGATATGAAATAGTGAACGTTTTGAAGTATTTGTCCCTGTAATGCAGTGACACGAGCCTGTCAAATCACCACactaatggtgtgtgtgtgtttggggtccACAGTACACCAGGAGCAGAGAGGGGCCCTTCCGAGGACTACATCGCAGAGCCCCAGCCCGGCAGCCCCGCTTCAGAGTCCCTGGAGGAGCTGGACCTGGCCGCCAGCTCCGGCAGCACCAAGGTTCCACCACCCCCTGACCCCGGGACCCCCACTACCAAAGAAGGCACCTGGGAGGCCATGGCCGCCGCCTCCGAAGAGCCTCCGCCCAGCGCCGGCCAGGACATCATCACAGGGGACACCGCGCCCCCTGACCTGTGTGATCCTGGGAGCTTAACAGGTGACCCAAGCCCGCTGTCCCAGGACACGGGGATAATCATGGAGGGTCCTCGAGACTCGGTATCAGCGGAAGCCCAGGAGGGGTTAAGCCCGGCTCCACCCATGGGGTCGGAGGAGTCCCACGAGCAGCCGCTTCTGGTTCACCCCAGCAGGGACCACACCCGGGATGCTCAGGATCCGCCCCAGAGCTCCGGCGTGCCCGAGGCCTCAGAGGGGCTGCCAGCTCCAGCACTGGAGGTGGCCCCGCCTGGTCACCCAGTGGGGGACGCCGAGCCCAGCCCTGGGGAGAAAGGCGAGGACGCTGCGGTGGGGCTGAAAGCCCCAGGCCCTTCCCCGGCGACGGAAAAAATTGGCAGCCTCCGAAAGGTGGACCGAGGCCACTACCGCAGCCGGAGGGAGCGCTCGTCCAGTGGGGAGCCCGCCAGGGAGACCAGGAGCAAGACCGAGGGTCAGGGCCACCGCCACCGGCGGCACCGCACCTGTGCCCGGGAACGCGACCGTCAGGACCGCCACGCCTCAGAGCACCACCCTGGCCACGGCGACAGGCTCAGCCCCGGCGAGCGCCGCTCCCTGGGCAGGTACGGCCACCACCACTCCCGACACCGCAGCGGGGCTGAGCCAGACTGGGGCCGACACCACTATGCCGAGGGTGAGCACAGCTGGGGCCGGGAGAAGTTCTACCCTGACAGGCCACGCTGGGACAGGTGCCGGTACTACCACGACAGGTACGCCCTGTACGCCGCCCGGGACTGGAAGCCCTTCCACAGCGGCCGTGAGCACGAGCGGGCCGGGCTGCACGAGCGGCCACACAAGGACCACTACCGGAGCCGCAGGGGCTGTGAGCCAGCCCGGGAGAGGGAGCGGCACCGCCCAGGCAGCCCCCGCGCAGGCGCACCCCACGCCCTTGCCCCGCACCCCGACCGCTTTTCCCACGACAGAACTGCGCttgtagcagaagacaaaaactGTAACATCTCTGATCGGTTTCATGAACACCAAAGTGGAAAGCCACGAAAACGGAGATACGACAGCCTGGAAAACAGTGACAGTCATGTCGAAAAGAAATCCCAGAGGAGCGAACAGAAGGATCCTCTAGAAGAGCCTAAAgtgaagaagcacaaaaaatcaaagaagaaaaagaaatccaaagacAAACACCGAGACCGCGACTCCAGGTGAGGCTGGGACCTCATGCTCTGCCGGAGGTGTTGTCACCTCTGGGGCCTGGCCCTTCTCACCCGACTCAGGAACAAGGGACCTGCCAGGCCACCATTTTATCTGTTTGATTTGTGTCTTTCATCTCTAGGTTTTGAGATTTCACTATTTTTACAGAATTGTAAAAATTTGTTCTGCTTTGAAGCTGTATCTTCATTTGATGATGTTGTTAAATGCCTAACAACCACCTTTTTCAAAATGATAGTGCCATTTAGTGAATGCTTCATAACTTCCAGGAGTAAGCATGCAACGTCCCACAGATGAAAAATCAGGAGTCTCTGACTTTAGAattggtgttaattttttttccccgacacggagtctcactcttgtcacccaggctggagtgtagtggcgcgatctcatttccctgcaacctccacctcccaggttcaggtgattctcctgcctcagcctcctgagtagctgggattacaggcgcctgccagcacaccaggtaatttttgtgtttttagtagagacggggcttcaccatattggccaggcaggtcttgcactcctgaccttgtgatccgcccacctcggcctcccaaagtgctgagattacaggcatgaaccaccatgcctggcctgatgttAATATTCTTATTTGTCAGATGTAGTtatcttttaagagacagggttttgttctgtcactcaggctggagtgaaattatgccatcataactcactgcagccttgacctcctgggcttaagcgatctttctgcctcagccctcagcctctggagtaactgggactacaggcgtgcactactaCCCTCaactagtttttcctttttgtaaagacagggtcttgctatgttgcccagtctgttcTCAAACCCCTAGGCTCGAGTgggcctcctgcctgggcctcccaaagtgttgtaatcacaggcatgaaccactgtacctggcctgtttttgtatttttaaaaagctaaattgGTCAGTGATTGTCTTGAAAATGACTTATCTATGATGAGATGGATGAGCAGGAACAGAATTAGTAACTTTTGACATCTCTTGAAATTGAAACCCTGGGAAAAGATTACCAAAAGCCATATGGAAACTAGGCAGTAGTtacttgaaggaaaaaataatattgctGCCAGGTGTCCAGGCACATGGGAGGGAGGAGGCTTAGTGTTTCCTTTCCCCTCAAGTAACCACTGGTTTTGGGAAAAGCTAGCAGAATCCTCCCTGCAGCATTTGTCCAGCAACCTTAGCTCCTGAGAAAGCCGAAGGCAGCGGTGGGAGTCTTCAGTGATGGAGCTGAGGTTAGTGAATTTATGACCCTAGACTTAAATAGTTATTACAGTGAAGgcagactttttaaatttttgtgaaaaggtctcgctctgttgcccaggctggagtgcagtgttgcagtttttggctcactgcagcctcagcctcctgggctcaagcaatcctcccaccttggcctccggagtaactggaactaccggtgctcaccaccatgcctgactgacgTTTTTCATTAGAATTGTGGATGTTTGCAAAGTGCATGTTCTCAGTGGTGTGCCCTCTGAGGGCCAAGCTCCAGAGTCTGGTCTGGTGGTTCTGTGTTTTAggggtttgaattctggcttttCCTTCTGCAGGCATCAGCAGGAGTCAGACCTCTCAGCAGCATGCTCTGACACTGACCTCCACagacacaaaaaaaagaagaagaaaaagaagagacattCAAGGAAATCAGAGGACTTTGTTAAAGATTCAGAACTGCACTTACCCAGGGCCTCCAGTTTGGAGACTGTTGCCCACTTCCGGAGAGCACAGGGCGGTTTTCCCCTCCCTGGTGGCCCGCCTCTGGAAGGCGTCGGACCTTTCCGGGAGAAAACGAAACACTTACAGATGGAAAGCAGGGAGGACAGGTGTCATCTCTTTGAGTATGGCCAGGGTAAGAGGAGATTCTTGGAATCAAGAAGTTAGAAACTGTTTCTTAATACAGTTTGTTTGCAAAGATGATCAACACATAGAAACCCTCAGGTGGCATCAGAGGGCACACAGTTACTCGGCACACCCGTGCCCTGTCTGGTCCAGCCTCAGCGCTCAGACCTGCAGTGCAGTTCCTTGTGCGGTTTGGCTCCTTAGCACCAACCCCGTAGCATTTATTGAAGGCCTGAGAGACCCAGGACTGAGCGCAGCACTACCTGTGTCGCCAAAGCCCTGGAATGTAGGGCCCTGGGCTTCTGAGTGTTTGCCTTGTGAAGGACCAGAACTCTtggttttaaagcatttttttgtggttttttttgtttgtttttgtttaaagcaTTTTTGATAGAAATACTTTCGCAGTGTTTGTTACTCTCCCGAATCCTTAAGCCCATAGCATTCTGAGTATACCCTGATGCTCGGTACTGATGTGCTGGCTTGGGTCATGAGAAGCATGGGCGCTGGCCTTTGCCTGAGTGGTGCCACAGAGGCCTCCATGTGGCGGGCACTGGCTGGATTCTGCATCTGTCCTGCGGGGCTGTGTCTCCTTCGTGATGTGGCCACACACTGTGCTCTGATGGCACTTGAGgcagccctccctccctctctggttGGTATCCAGTGACCGCTGGCCCTGGAGAGGATCCCTGAGCCTGTTAGAAGCGGGTGTCACTCCACTCAGTGGACCTAGAGCAGAGCTTGGCAAACTGCAGCCCCAGGGCAAGCTTCAGCCAGTTGCCTGGCTTTGCATGAACTGAACTTGGAGTTAAGAATGGTTTTAACCTTTTTAAGTGGTTGGAAATAATCCCAAAGAAGAACAGTTTGTTTCACATGAAAATGCTGTGAAATTCAGGTTGCAGCATCTGTGGCTTTACTGGGGCGCAGCCAGGTGTGTTTGCACATTGTCGGTGGCTTCGCTGTCACGGCTCGGCAGAAATGAATGGCTGCAACAGGGACTGTGTGGCTCGCAAAGtggaaaatgtttattatttgccCCTTGACAGAAAAAGTGTCTCACCCCTGCCTGGATGCCCGATGTTTGCTTTCACATGTGAAGCGCATGCCCTCCTCACAGGGAGTTGGACATATCATTGGGGCTGCCCTGAGAGGCCTTGGCTGCTCGGTGGAGCTGTGTGTTCTGGGGAAGGCCTCTTCTGCCAACAGCCCAGAGCTGGCGTCCATTGTTGATTGAGAGGCAGACAGTCCTTAGAGTGTGTGAGTGAGAGCTGGGGGCTGACGGGCAAGCCTTCCGTGGGGGACACTTGCCCGGGGAGTGCTGGGGAAATGGCCGGAGTCGAGGACAGGCACCAGCACTGCCGGCAAGGAAGGGGGCCTGCCGGTATTGGCTGTTTGTATTGTAGACATTCTGGACGTTTCAGTGAATCGGGGAAGGGGATTGAAGAGGGCTGCTTGGTACCTGAGGATGGTAGTGGGTGGGCTTATCCTGCATGTGATGCAGGCTCCCAGGATGGCGGCAGGATCACAGCCCACTCTCAAGCCTCTGTGCTAAGCTCTGCAGCCGGGGCTGCTGGGAGACAGTGATGGTCCCAGAGGCAGCTGGTCCAGCAAGGAGGTGGCTGAATGTGAACCTGTTTGCCTTTCGTCTCAGGTGCTGTGGTCAggcgtgtgtctgtgtggtgtccCTGTGTTTGTTCCCGGTCCCCGGTCCCACTGTACCAATGACAGGGTTTGCAGCAGCTGGTACTTCTGCTGTGAGCACAGACTGAGGAGCCTTTCTCATCCTCCCAAGAAGGCTGCTGCCCAGCCGCACCTTACCCAGCATCCCGCAGTCCTGCAGGCCTCCCTCTGCCCTGGGTTCGGCCCCTTGCCTTTCTCTTTCAAACTCCTCTGGCTCTCTTCTGCTCAGTTCAGTTCTTGGGCCTGAGATCTGTTTTCCTCATGTTGAGGTGTGCGTGGGTTGGATGGAGCCAAGGATGGGCATGGCTGGGGCCCTCAGTTATCACGTAAACCCTTGATGTCAGTAAAACCCTGGGAGCGGCAGCTGCGCGCTGGGACACTCATGCTCACCTGGCCTGGAAGCGGCCTCAGTGTCTGTAGCCACTTAACATGCAGAGTACGGGCACTGCCAATTTTGCAACCATAATTAAAATCTCTTTCCTGACCTTTGCTTTCTAGGTGATtgaaaactccgcctcaaaacaaaaaattcactaGTTATGGTAAGCTGTTTCCCATCTGTCCATTTCCTCATTGTTTGTGGCAGTGTTGAGGGGGCGCAGGCAGAGGAGCTGTAATTCTGCAGCTCTGCCTGGGGGCTGGGCCCACAGGAGTAGGCAGAGCCATGGAGAGGCCCCGGCAGGTTCCCAGCCAGCCCAGACCTAGGCCACGCATTTGGGGACAGATTTAGACTCCACCTGATCACCTTTGCATTACTGGCCAGGGAAGACCTGCATCCCTCACATAGGCAGTGTCTCCCCATTCCCTTGCCCTTCACTAGGAAAAGCCAGCCCGGCTCACAACAGCTGAGCCCTCGGGCTTTTGAGAAACATCTGGGGAGGGAGAGGCCTCATAACTCCATAGATGTCTCACTGAGGAGAATGGAGCCTCATTCCCCCCCCCGCCGCCCTCCCCCTTCCCATGCTGCTGCGGCCCCGAGGTCGCACTGAGCCAGAGCCAGTACTCACCACACAAAACCACGGGAAGGTGATGGACGGCAGATCAGGACCTTGGAGCTGCAGGGCTGTGTGCAGTCAGTTCACACAGGGGTCCCGGGAGAGTCACCGGTTTCATACCTGAGTCTTGTGGAGCTAAAAAAGGGAACAGTGAACCATTTTTCCCTTGAAAGGAAACTTTGTCCAAAAGTGTCTGTCACATGTAGTCAGTCAGCGAAgggaatttaaaattaatttccaagTGAAGAGTCAGATTAATTGGCCGTTAATTAAAAGCCTTTATCAATGTGTCCTCAAGGGAGAGGCCCAACCCTAATTAAGGAGCTAAACTTCCCGAGTGAGGGGCTGTGAGGATGGAGGTGGAGGCGACAGCTGGGGTCAGACAGCTGCCGGGCCCAGCAGATGGCGCCTCCCTGGCTGAGCCCCCCGCACCGCCAGATCCCTCATTTTGACTCAGGAAGGCAGAGTGACCTTCTCAAGGAAGAAGAGCTTCCCCAGCCCTGGGGAACAGCTGGCAGGGCATCCAGGGATAAGCTGTGGCCTCACCAGTCCCCTGCGCAGCCGCCTGCCTGCCTTCTACTCACTAACCCTGCGCCTCTTGTCTTTCAGATTCAATGCGTTCAACAGAAGCCATCCCCAGCCCAgcttaaattataaatatagaaaataactgTTCAAATCTGCGTGGTGCTTCTTTAGTAAATACTGTACAGATTTTACCatggagaactttttttttttagtttttacctTTTCTTAATTACCCTATTCCAAATGGATGAACACTTTCTACCACTGCTGACCATTGTAAAATACCGTGTATATAAATCCCACTGAAATAATGCCCTGGAATAGAACATCTCAAATGCTGCTTAATTACAGACTCAGGTCGATTACTTGTATTTCATGTAATGTTCCTCCAAGTTAGACATCTGGTGCAAGACCAACCGGGAAACCATGGAATTGTCAAAAGTACAAACTGACAGtgtgtatatttaatttaaagaCTTATTTAAAAACTCACACACTCTCACCTAGACTTTCGAGAGCAGTCTGTTTTCTGTAATGTCTGATACTAGAAACTAATTTGCTTATTTTAGTTGTATTCAAGATTTGAAGATGTATTTTATAGACAAGTTCTGTTTTTGAACTTTGTGGAACTGTTCCAATCAATTTCCCAGTTATGATGAGTATTTACATTATGAATGTATAACCCAGACATGATTTGTAAGCCTATAGTACATTTCTATTACACGACACTTTTTGATACAGCGTCTCTTGTCTTGACTATGATACTGGAGTCTCAGTTGTCTGCTTGGTCCCTTCGAGTTTCTAGTTACAGACACAATCatactgtgattttatttttaatatggatATGCTATCAAACTGTGATACACTTATAATTCACTGGTCCTGCATCAGGAGATGGAGTGGGGAAAACTGTATTTAATACAGTTTGTATCTGAATAATCTGTATGGTTTATACAGTTTGTGTTGTTCAGAGATGTTTAAAGtttgatctttgtttttttaaagattaaaaaagcaCTTGCCCCACTGTAAATATACAGCATGTAAAATTTCTATAGTATATAAATGGCAGCAAATCACACACTTTGCGTCTTATTTTTTTACTGCTCTTTTCCCCATTTGCTTCCAGACTCCTTCCTGTCATCTGAATTCACTTTCTTAAAACCTTCAAGTGTTCCTGAAGTCAGCACCGAAAATCGGAGGGGTTTGCTGGACCCAACCGTATCTGTTTCAAAGAACCGAGTCTTAGACAGTCTTGTTTTaacatgtgatttttatttagtGAACACAGTATTTGCGAGAGCTCTGACAGCCATCCACCCTCCAATCTTAACCTTACTGTTCACTTTACAACCAAATATCGATAGATAGAGGCTATTTCTTCATGCGAGCTGTGGGAGTATATACATTGAATAACACTCCAGAAATCAATAGATGTACATTATTTACATATTACTGTGTTTATCGCAAATAGAACTATTTTCCTAAGAAGAAAGTCACAACTTGTGGTCTCTGGTTTACCACAGACCTAACTTCTGGGCAAAGCACATCTATGTAGATATCTGcatttgtaactttaaaaataggCATTGCTTTCTATGAAGCACTAAGTGCTGCTCCATCTATAAATAGCTCCCATTTTCACTCAGTTTGGTACCACATTAAACTGCCCAAAAATGTTCTGTGACCCCAAAGACATTGCTGCTTGTCTGGCTCCAGGGTCAGTCCAATTAAACTCAAATGTGAACCAGGGCCCAGCAAGACAGAGGCTGGAAGGGTTGTGGCAGCTGCCACCTCCCCACAGGACTCCCTCACTGCCTCCTGGCTGCTGTCCCTGCAAGAAAGTGTGTCTTTGGCCAGAGTTGGGACTAACAATTCAAGCCCTGCGTTCAGACATcggggtggggaggaggatcATGATTGTGATGGGTCACACCTGCCCAGGGTGAGGGACAAAGACAGATGTCCTGCTTCAGGGCCATCCTGGTGGCAGCTGGCCCTGTGCAGTCACTGACCCAGAGTTTTCTGGACCAGGCCTGCCTCAGGGCTCAGCAGGCATGATGGCTGCATGGCCTTCATGCTAATACTGTCGTAACATGGCCTGGAGCCAAGAGATTTCTAACACTCTTGACGGCCAAGTACCTGGAGTCTAACGGCACCACAGCCTCTGCGCAGCTCCTGGATGCCCACCACCCAGTGAAGCTCACTCACAGATGACTGGAACAGGAGAGCTTAATCATCCGGCAACTCCTTCCTGCTGCTTCTCCCCACACCAAAACCACATAAAGCTCTGCATCCCCAGATCACACCTGGGTCAGTCAGGAGGACACGGCTCCTGCAAGTGTGACATGCTGACAGAGCTGGCAGGGCCAGCCTGAGGGGTGGGCACCGCCGGAGCCGGCCGTCAGTGTGTGGTCTGGGTGGGGACCCAGGCAGCGTTTGTTTTCATGGAAGACTGGAGGCCAGAGCTGCAG
This Callithrix jacchus isolate 240 chromosome 2, calJac240_pri, whole genome shotgun sequence DNA region includes the following protein-coding sequences:
- the USP42 gene encoding ubiquitin carboxyl-terminal hydrolase 42 isoform X3 → MMCTMQAHITQALSNPGDVIKPMFVINEMRRIARHFRFGNQEDAHEFLQYTVDAMQKACLNGSNKLDRHTQATTLVCQIFGGYLRSRVKCLNCKGVSDTFDPYLDITLEIKAAQSVNKALEQFVKPEQLDGENSYKCSKCKKMVPASKRFTIHRSSNVLTLSLKRFANFTGGKIAKDVKYPEYLDIRPYMSQPNGEPIVYVLYAVLVHTGFNCHAGHYFCYIKASNGLWYQMNDSIVSTSDIRSVLSQQAYVLFYIRSHDVKNGGELTHSTHSPGQSSPRPVISQRVVTNKQAAPGFIGPQLPSHMIKNPPHLNGTGPLKDTPGSSMSSPNGNSSVNRASPVHASASVQNWSVNRSSVIPEHPKKQKITISIHNKLPVRQGQSQPNLHSNSLENPTKPVPSSTITNSAVQSTSNASMMSVSSKVTKPIPCSESCPQPVMNGKSKLNSSVLVPYGAESSEDSDEESKGLGKENGIGTIASSHSPGQEAEDEETAPHELQEPMILNGANSADSDSDLKENGLPPDGASCQSQPALHSENPFAKANGLPGKLMPAPLPSLPEDKILETFKLSNKVKGSTDETSTPGAERGPSEDYIAEPQPGSPASESLEELDLAASSGSTKVPPPPDPGTPTTKEGTWEAMAAASEEPPPSAGQDIITGDTAPPDLCDPGSLTGDPSPLSQDTGIIMEGPRDSVSAEAQEGLSPAPPMGSEESHEQPLLVHPSRDHTRDAQDPPQSSGVPEASEGLPAPALEVAPPGHPVGDAEPSPGEKGEDAAVGLKAPGPSPATEKIGSLRKVDRGHYRSRRERSSSGEPARETRSKTEGQGHRHRRHRTCARERDRQDRHASEHHPGHGDRLSPGERRSLGRYGHHHSRHRSGAEPDWGRHHYAEGEHSWGREKFYPDRPRWDRCRYYHDRYALYAARDWKPFHSGREHERAGLHERPHKDHYRSRRGCEPARERERHRPGSPRAGAPHALAPHPDRFSHDRTALVAEDKNCNISDRFHEHQSGKPRKRRYDSLENSDSHVEKKSQRSEQKDPLEEPKVKKHKKSKKKKKSKDKHRDRDSRHQQESDLSAACSDTDLHRHKKKKKKKKRHSRKSEDFVKDSELHLPRASSLETVAHFRRAQGGFPLPGGPPLEGVGPFREKTKHLQMESREDRCHLFEYGQGD